The genomic stretch ATTCCGGAGTCGTTGCAGGGCAAGCTGTTCGATGCATCGGCGATTATCTTCCCCCATATTCCGAACACACCTTTTGCCAAGTATCGCGGACTGCTTTACACGCCCGAGGAACTGCAAGATGCCTATCGACCGGGCGATCATGATTCGTACCAAGCGACCCTTGACGGCCGAATCTATGAACACTTCAAACGCTCTGGCCCGAATCCCGACGACGCTGTCGAAGCGCTGACACGACGGCTGCATGACATGGCAATCACCGATGCCATGCAAGAGTTCATTGTCGGCAAGCGGATCGTTGCCATCATGGGTGGACACTCGATGCGTCGCAGCGACCCGATGTATACCCAAGTCGCTTTGATCGGTCGCGAATTGACTCAGAAGGGCTATCTTGTCACGACCGGCGGTGGCCCCGGTGCAATGGAAGCCGCGCACCTGGGAGCCTGGTTCGCCACGCGCAGCGAGAACGATCTGTTGGACGCGGTAAAGATCCTCACAGCCGCTCCGCTCTACGATCCCATCGGTCCCTGGCTGGACGCCGCCTTTGCCGTCGTCGAAAAGTACCCCGTCAAGGATCGCGATGCCTGCCAGAGCCTGGGGATCCCCACATGGTTGTACGGGCACGAACCACCGGCCCGGTTCGCTCTTACGATCGCGAAGTACTTTGCGAACAGTGTTCGGGAGGAAGGTTTGCTTGCGATCGCGACTGGCGGAGTCATCTTTACGCCCGGCAGTGCGGGCACGATTCAAGAAGTCTTTCAAGACGCGTGCCAGAACCATTACAACAGCTTCGGCGTGGTCAGTCCGATGGTTTTCATGGGCACTCAGTACTGGACAGAAGAGAAACCCGTCTACCCGCTGCTAAAACACCTGGCCGCAGACAAACCCTACGGAAAGCTGCTCGAGATTCACGACCATCGATCTGATGTCGTCGCAGCGATCGATTCGTTCGATTCATCACGCGGTACCCAACGGATCTAAGGATCGAGCGCAAGATATGTGTCTCGTTTTTCAGTCGCTTGATTCTTAACCACCGATGGACGCAGATGAACGCGGATAAGATACCGAACTGAAATCTGTGTTTATCTGCGTCCATCGGTGGTTTAAGTTCCAAGGAGTTCTTCCTGAACAACTGAGCAGAAACCCGACCCTATTTTTTCTCGCAGTCCGAATCGATGATCCTCCTTTTCATCTCTAATATCTGTTTCCCGATCATGACCCGCATTTCTGTTTTTCTTTGCCTATCCGCCTTCTTTCTTGCTTTCGCTGGGAACTCAGCATTGGCGTCCGGCGTGGGAGCTCCCTCGGCGTCGCCTGCAGTCAGCGCCGCGTTTCAAACGTACGACACCAATGGCGACGGACAAATCGAGGGTGCCGAATTCAGTGCGATGCCCGAGGCATTTCGGGCTCTTGATCAGACCGGTGACGGGCTGCTTTCCAGTGAAGATATGGGTAGCAGTGGTGGCAGTTACGACCCTACGGATCTGTTCCTTTGCGTAGTGTTCGCGTTGATTGCGTTGCTGTTTTCTTCGTTATGCTCGGTGGCAGAAGCGGTATTGCTCAGTATTTCGCCGTCGTATGTCGCCAACCTGGAAAAAGAAGGCAAGCCCAGCGCTGCGAAAATCAAGAGCGTGAAGTCCAACGTCGATCGATCACTGGCCGCGATCCTGACATTGAACACGATCGCGCACACCATCGGTTCCGGCGGGGCAGGAGCTTATGCGGCGAAGTACTGGGGTGACGGTGCGGTTGGCATCGCGATGATCGTTCTGACGCTGCTGATCCTGTTTGTGTCAGAGATTATCCCCAAGACAATCGGTGCACTCTACTGGCGAGCACTCGCGCCGATCTCAGCGAGTTTTATCAAGTTCCTGAACTTCATTTTGTATCCATTCATCTTTGTGTCGGAGCTGATCACGAAATGGTTGGCCGGCGGTCACAGTCACCACGGTTTTAATCGGGACGAGTTCACCGCGATGGCAGGCATCGGTGCCGAAGGCGGGCACCTGGACGAAAAGGAGTCGCGGATTCTGCAAAATCTGTTTCGCTTTCCCGATTTGTGCGTGGAAGACATCATGACACCCAGCACCGTCGTGTTCGCGCTGCAGGAAAACATGACCGCCCACGAAGTGTTGCAAAAGCATGAGAAACTTCACTTCTCAAGAATCCCGATCTATTCCGAAAGTCGTGACCATATCACCGGCTTCATTTTGAAGAACGAGTTGTTGATGGACGACATTCGCAACGACGGCAAAACCGAACTGAAAGACTTCACAAAACGAGAACTCCATGCGGTCCTGGACAAGACACGCTTAAGCACGGTGCTGGAGAAACTGCTGGATAATCGGGAACACATCCTGATGGTCGTCGATGAGCACGGCGGACTGGAGGGCGTCGTGACGCTGGAAGACGTCGTCGAAACCCTGGTCGGAATCGAGATCGTTGACGAGTCAGACAGGGATGTCGACATGCGAAAAGTTGCTCGCACCAAATGGGGGCAGCGCATGAAAACCCGCGGCATCGACGTCAGCAAGATCACCACAAAAGAAACGCCCGATCAGTAGTTGTTCGGTGAAAATCGTACATTCGCTACACAAACGCCGAAGCGCCAGCGAGTGTACTTGTGTGACCGTGGCAGAGGTGTGCTCGGTCGATTTCCTATTCTTCAACCACCTGATTCCACGATGGATCCAAGTGCAACACATAATCGACGGCGGTTGGGTTACGTCTCGCACATCCTGCCGTCAGCGAGATCACGTAAAAAATGGTCGGCAAAAAAGTGGACGGGCGCCGATTTAGAAACTCGCCCGTCCCCCTTTACTCGTCCACCGTTTCATCGGCGTCCGCACAGCAGCAAAGCTGGCAACCCAAAAGGGAGAGAATGGCTGGCTTGGTCATGAAGCAATGCGGGTCGGTCGGATTGATCAGAGGCGACAGACGCGCGGGGAGCGCTAGAGCAAACAAAATGGTAGCACGAACGAATTCAGGCTGAGGTCACCGCTGCACCTACTTGGGGAACGGTCTGATACCGAGCAGCATCTCAGCTCTCTCGGTGAGTGGCCTGGAGGCCAACGTATCATCGGTGTACTCATCGAGATGTTGGCAGACGAGCGAGTAGACAGCCTGGCGATCTAGCCCTGTATCGACTTCAACACATTTGTTCTTGCTCTTGAAGAACTCGACCGTCGGCAATGTCTCCGCTCGAAAAGTGTCGAACCGTAGTTTCAAACTTTCGATGTTGTCGTCCACTCGCCCGGTGTACTTCGCTCTCGCTAACACGCGTTCTTCTAGGACATCAAATGGGCACTCAAAGAACAGCATCTTTGGTAACTCGGCGTCTTGGCCAAAGACGTCGATCCAAGATTCCATATTCGAAATGGATCTTGGAAATCCGTCCAAAAGAAAGTTCTTCTTGCCAGTGGTTCGCGTGGCGTTTTCCATCGCGTCGCGAAGTAGCTTCACGACGATGTCGCTGGGAACCAATTTCCCTGCCGCAATGATTTCTTCGATCGTTGCCGCTGCTGGGCCTGCCAATTGGCGTTCGGCACGCAACAGTTCGCCCGTAGAAAAATGAGTCCAACCAAGTTGCGACTCGGCCAATTCGCACATCGTTCCCTTTCCGGCACCCGGCCCGCCGAGCACAAACACCACGTTGGGCGGAGGACATGGTTGTCTTGGATCGTAGTGATGGACGACGACCTTGGGGGCAGGGGCCACTCCCTTCTTATAGACGTGCCAGGGCGTGTCAGTGGGCGGCATTTCATCGTCGCACG from Rubripirellula tenax encodes the following:
- a CDS encoding nucleoside monophosphate kinase encodes the protein MTQSNESKPNTFYIEVTGAGLPEVDGLFVPSTAPATKSESGTVSSLGYWNGKMAWDRADGKSERSPALSYSNTYRSWRLCRLDGHLAYDATCDDEMPPTDTPWHVYKKGVAPAPKVVVHHYDPRQPCPPPNVVFVLGGPGAGKGTMCELAESQLGWTHFSTGELLRAERQLAGPAAATIEEIIAAGKLVPSDIVVKLLRDAMENATRTTGKKNFLLDGFPRSISNMESWIDVFGQDAELPKMLFFECPFDVLEERVLARAKYTGRVDDNIESLKLRFDTFRAETLPTVEFFKSKNKCVEVDTGLDRQAVYSLVCQHLDEYTDDTLASRPLTERAEMLLGIRPFPK
- a CDS encoding LOG family protein, producing MRLEFETADKLARHLAEDIDLRHAVFQGVDLTAFADRLAKADLRDAVLLGCVIPESLQGKLFDASAIIFPHIPNTPFAKYRGLLYTPEELQDAYRPGDHDSYQATLDGRIYEHFKRSGPNPDDAVEALTRRLHDMAITDAMQEFIVGKRIVAIMGGHSMRRSDPMYTQVALIGRELTQKGYLVTTGGGPGAMEAAHLGAWFATRSENDLLDAVKILTAAPLYDPIGPWLDAAFAVVEKYPVKDRDACQSLGIPTWLYGHEPPARFALTIAKYFANSVREEGLLAIATGGVIFTPGSAGTIQEVFQDACQNHYNSFGVVSPMVFMGTQYWTEEKPVYPLLKHLAADKPYGKLLEIHDHRSDVVAAIDSFDSSRGTQRI
- a CDS encoding hemolysin family protein, which codes for MTRISVFLCLSAFFLAFAGNSALASGVGAPSASPAVSAAFQTYDTNGDGQIEGAEFSAMPEAFRALDQTGDGLLSSEDMGSSGGSYDPTDLFLCVVFALIALLFSSLCSVAEAVLLSISPSYVANLEKEGKPSAAKIKSVKSNVDRSLAAILTLNTIAHTIGSGGAGAYAAKYWGDGAVGIAMIVLTLLILFVSEIIPKTIGALYWRALAPISASFIKFLNFILYPFIFVSELITKWLAGGHSHHGFNRDEFTAMAGIGAEGGHLDEKESRILQNLFRFPDLCVEDIMTPSTVVFALQENMTAHEVLQKHEKLHFSRIPIYSESRDHITGFILKNELLMDDIRNDGKTELKDFTKRELHAVLDKTRLSTVLEKLLDNREHILMVVDEHGGLEGVVTLEDVVETLVGIEIVDESDRDVDMRKVARTKWGQRMKTRGIDVSKITTKETPDQ